A portion of the Pseudarthrobacter sp. L1SW genome contains these proteins:
- a CDS encoding multidrug effflux MFS transporter encodes MTIPSNPGDLLSRRRKLLYILLLGALTALGPFTIDLYLPAFPALEASLGVTEAQVQLTLAGTTVGFAIGQLVVGPFSDKFGRRTPLILATALHIAASLGAALSADITALGIFRVLMGVGAAGGGVVAMAMVRDLFSGYAMVKMFSRMSLVNGLAPILAPVIGSQLLLVMPWPGIFVFLAAYGTLVIIASLFLVRETLPPENRRQGGMTVRQRYRILFGDRVFVGLLLVAGLNFGGLFTYLSASPFLFQDIFGFSPQQYGLLFGINSLGIVAGIQTSSRLIRRVPPQWILAGATAWMFVMAMLIVVFDQLGFGLWGVMVPLWFYIMGTGFMFPCVQVLALAGHAAQAGTAASLLGFSTFMMAGLISPVVGWLGITSAAPMGAVQAVCILLAIAALWLVVRPRTVPSIH; translated from the coding sequence GTGACCATCCCCAGCAATCCGGGCGACCTGCTAAGCCGTCGCCGGAAACTCCTGTACATCCTCCTCCTCGGCGCCCTGACGGCACTGGGCCCGTTCACGATCGACCTCTACCTGCCTGCGTTCCCCGCCCTGGAGGCGAGCCTGGGGGTGACCGAGGCGCAGGTCCAGCTGACCCTGGCGGGGACCACCGTGGGCTTTGCGATCGGCCAGCTCGTGGTGGGCCCGTTCAGCGACAAGTTCGGCCGCAGGACGCCCCTCATCCTGGCCACGGCGCTGCACATCGCGGCGTCCTTGGGGGCCGCCCTGTCCGCGGACATCACCGCCCTCGGCATTTTCCGGGTCCTCATGGGCGTCGGGGCTGCCGGCGGCGGTGTGGTGGCCATGGCCATGGTCCGGGATCTGTTCTCCGGCTACGCGATGGTCAAGATGTTTTCCCGCATGTCCTTGGTCAACGGCCTGGCGCCGATCCTGGCACCCGTGATCGGCTCGCAACTGCTCCTGGTGATGCCGTGGCCCGGGATCTTCGTATTCCTTGCCGCCTACGGCACCCTGGTGATCATCGCCTCGCTGTTCCTGGTGCGCGAGACTCTTCCGCCGGAAAACCGCCGGCAGGGCGGCATGACTGTCCGCCAGCGTTACCGGATCCTTTTCGGAGACCGCGTCTTTGTTGGGCTGCTGCTGGTGGCCGGCCTGAACTTCGGCGGGCTGTTCACGTATCTTTCGGCCTCGCCGTTCCTGTTCCAGGACATCTTTGGCTTCTCGCCCCAGCAGTACGGCCTGCTCTTTGGCATCAATTCACTGGGCATCGTGGCCGGAATCCAAACGAGTTCCCGCCTCATCCGGCGGGTGCCGCCGCAGTGGATCCTCGCCGGTGCCACCGCCTGGATGTTCGTGATGGCCATGCTGATCGTGGTGTTCGACCAGCTGGGGTTTGGCCTCTGGGGAGTCATGGTTCCGCTGTGGTTCTACATCATGGGCACGGGCTTTATGTTCCCCTGCGTGCAGGTGCTCGCCCTGGCCGGCCATGCTGCCCAGGCGGGCACTGCTGCCTCCCTGCTGGGGTTCTCGACCTTCATGATGGCCGGCCTCATCTCCCCCGTGGTTGGCTGGCTGGGCATCACCAGTGCCGCTCCCATGGGCGCGGTGCAGGCGGTGTGCATCCTGCTGGCCATCGCGGCGCTATGGCTGGTGGTGCGGCCGCGCACCGTTCCATCGATCCACTGA
- a CDS encoding phage holin family protein codes for MSGRHSGRTSQGLRITALPRTLKLLFRLAPRQLNDEIAFAKIELKRKGIQVGVAAAFFAVALVFLMFLVVGLIVAAIMGLATIMPAWLAALLVSAAFLLIALIGGLIGARKFKKAMPLMPEETIRGIKHDIGVAKEGSAFNAAVLDPQSPEAKAAKAAKDEAAAKAKAEKAAKAAEHDKEFPHASEPELVRRLGQRRHHLTEVRDELGTELDVKTQARYLLASAQDKLREGQALASHGRDVAGQKFAALSGSADLDKRWKPLAAFIAAGTVFLVLVRKLLRTY; via the coding sequence ATGAGCGGACGTCACAGCGGGCGTACCAGCCAGGGATTGCGCATCACTGCGCTTCCCAGGACGCTAAAACTCCTTTTCCGGTTGGCGCCGCGCCAGCTCAATGACGAAATCGCCTTCGCGAAGATCGAGCTCAAGCGCAAGGGAATCCAGGTTGGAGTAGCCGCTGCGTTCTTTGCCGTAGCCCTGGTGTTCCTGATGTTCCTGGTGGTGGGCCTCATCGTGGCGGCCATCATGGGGCTTGCAACCATCATGCCCGCCTGGCTGGCCGCGCTCCTGGTGTCGGCGGCCTTCCTGCTGATCGCACTTATCGGCGGCCTGATCGGCGCGCGGAAGTTCAAGAAGGCCATGCCGCTCATGCCGGAGGAGACCATCCGCGGCATCAAGCACGATATCGGTGTTGCCAAGGAAGGTTCAGCCTTCAACGCCGCAGTCCTGGACCCCCAGAGTCCGGAAGCCAAGGCCGCCAAAGCCGCGAAGGATGAAGCCGCCGCAAAGGCCAAGGCTGAGAAGGCGGCGAAGGCGGCCGAGCACGACAAGGAATTTCCGCACGCATCCGAGCCGGAGCTGGTCCGCCGCCTTGGCCAGCGCCGCCACCACCTCACCGAAGTGCGCGACGAACTCGGCACGGAGCTCGACGTCAAGACCCAGGCCCGCTACCTGCTGGCCTCCGCCCAGGACAAACTGCGCGAAGGGCAGGCCCTGGCCAGCCACGGCCGGGACGTTGCGGGGCAGAAGTTCGCAGCCCTGTCCGGATCCGCTGACCTCGACAAGCGCTGGAAGCCGCTGGCGGCCTTCATCGCCGCAGGGACGGTCTTCCTGGTGCTGGTCCGTAAGCTCCTGCGAACGTATTAG
- a CDS encoding CDP-alcohol phosphatidyltransferase family protein codes for MKFIGAGARPGRPQVDHDLVFTIPNLLTVVRFMGVPLFIWLVLAQKEYGAGVVVLAVMAGTDWIDGYIARRFDQASRLGRVLDPIADRLAMIAVAVTLVIAGVVHWLYLAALVVPDAVLLALTLSFFRGHPDLPVSVVGKVRTGLLLLGTPMLVLSRLDTGFSAELFVAAWIVLGLGLVGHWVAAYNYFWAILRKGRLQAQHDDGTT; via the coding sequence GTGAAGTTCATTGGTGCCGGCGCCCGACCTGGACGCCCCCAGGTGGACCATGACCTGGTGTTCACCATTCCCAACCTGCTCACCGTGGTGCGCTTCATGGGGGTCCCGCTCTTCATCTGGCTTGTCCTGGCGCAGAAGGAATACGGTGCGGGGGTAGTGGTCCTGGCGGTCATGGCCGGCACCGACTGGATCGATGGCTACATCGCCCGCCGCTTCGACCAGGCCTCCAGGCTGGGCCGGGTCCTGGACCCGATCGCGGACCGCCTCGCCATGATTGCCGTTGCTGTCACGCTGGTGATCGCCGGCGTCGTCCACTGGCTCTACCTGGCCGCGCTGGTGGTCCCGGACGCGGTCCTGCTGGCCCTGACGCTGTCCTTCTTCCGGGGCCACCCGGACCTCCCGGTCAGCGTGGTGGGCAAGGTGCGCACCGGACTGCTGCTGCTGGGGACGCCGATGCTGGTCCTTTCACGGCTGGACACAGGATTCTCGGCCGAGCTGTTCGTGGCCGCCTGGATAGTGCTCGGGCTTGGCCTGGTTGGTCATTGGGTTGCTGCCTACAACTATTTCTGGGCCATCCTGCGTAAGGGCCGGCTGCAGGCACAACACGACGACGGGACCACCTGA
- a CDS encoding DMT family transporter: protein MVWLAVVLALLGAFCLALGAQRQGSAVKADTGGLALSSNGFLRLLRNPRWVFGLLLLCTGMAMNAVALVSAPLTVVQPIGAIALVITTIINAKDQDLTINRATVVAIGACVTGSALFVLLAVNVTQENHHVSLEDELTIVLLLALAVGLFGTLAAMFRHRMNAFVYILGAGVLFGFVAVLTRIIGKHLLDPNGLFLLNVQWYTVVALLAAGGLGSWFVQNAYSTGPPDLVIAGLTVIDPIVGIAIGIVILGELRPDVHAVMAIAMGTAASLAIVGVIALSRHHPEVTKRKKDARKAVGRAAR from the coding sequence ATGGTGTGGCTGGCAGTTGTGCTTGCACTGCTTGGCGCCTTCTGCCTGGCCCTCGGTGCCCAACGCCAGGGGAGCGCCGTCAAAGCGGACACCGGCGGCCTCGCCCTGAGCTCCAACGGCTTCCTGCGCCTGCTGCGGAACCCCCGCTGGGTGTTCGGCCTCCTGCTGCTGTGCACCGGCATGGCCATGAACGCGGTGGCGCTCGTGTCCGCCCCGCTCACGGTTGTGCAGCCCATCGGTGCCATCGCGCTGGTCATCACCACCATCATCAATGCAAAGGACCAGGACCTCACCATCAATCGGGCAACGGTGGTGGCCATTGGTGCCTGCGTGACCGGCTCTGCGCTCTTCGTCCTGCTGGCAGTCAACGTCACACAGGAAAACCACCACGTGAGCCTGGAAGACGAGCTCACCATCGTGCTGCTGCTGGCCCTTGCCGTGGGGCTCTTCGGCACCCTCGCCGCCATGTTCAGGCACCGGATGAATGCGTTCGTCTACATCCTGGGTGCCGGGGTCCTCTTTGGGTTCGTGGCAGTCCTCACCCGGATCATCGGCAAGCACCTGCTGGATCCCAACGGGCTGTTCCTGCTGAATGTGCAGTGGTACACCGTCGTGGCCCTCCTCGCAGCGGGGGGACTGGGGTCCTGGTTCGTCCAAAACGCCTACTCCACCGGTCCGCCGGACCTGGTGATCGCAGGGCTGACGGTGATCGACCCCATCGTGGGCATTGCCATCGGCATTGTGATCCTCGGGGAACTGCGTCCGGATGTCCACGCCGTGATGGCCATTGCCATGGGAACTGCGGCCTCCCTTGCTATCGTTGGGGTAATCGCCCTGTCCAGGCACCACCCCGAGGTCACGAAGCGCAAGAAGGACGCGCGGAAGGCCGTGGGCCGGGCGGCACGCTAG
- a CDS encoding glycosyltransferase — MTTPADQRPLTILIAADTYPPHINGAAQFGYRLAKGMTGRGHNVHVLACRADNGKSFTEFRPEGTVHRLRSHGVPTHEYFRICFPWEIKKEISLLFDRVQPDVVHIQSHYMIGEHVLYEAVKRGVRIVATNHFMPENLNPFLPFPQWFKDIIGRISWKDMGKVMGKADVVTTPTPLAAKAMHQHAFLRKVLPLSNGIDSAAYELQPGEQIDPHPYPTVMFAGRLAEEKHVDVLIEAISKTPPELNVHLEIVGGGEVRSELEQLVHRLDLGDRVKFLGLATDEELRKAYIQADLFCMPGTAELQSLVTLEAMSASTPVVLADAMALPHLVRDGENGYLFTPNDSDDLAKKITRILELPAAERAAMGQASRQMVEPHSIQGTLQTFEDLYRGARFEDKVV; from the coding sequence GTGACCACGCCCGCCGACCAGCGTCCCCTGACCATCCTGATCGCCGCGGACACATATCCGCCCCACATCAACGGAGCAGCCCAGTTCGGCTACCGCCTGGCCAAGGGAATGACCGGCCGGGGACACAACGTGCACGTCCTGGCCTGTCGCGCGGACAACGGGAAGAGCTTCACCGAGTTCCGCCCGGAAGGAACGGTCCACAGGCTCCGCTCCCATGGCGTTCCCACCCACGAATACTTCCGGATCTGCTTTCCTTGGGAAATCAAGAAGGAAATCAGCCTTCTTTTCGACCGCGTGCAGCCGGACGTGGTGCACATCCAGAGCCACTACATGATCGGCGAGCACGTCCTGTACGAGGCAGTGAAGCGCGGCGTACGGATCGTTGCCACCAACCACTTCATGCCGGAAAACCTGAACCCGTTCCTGCCGTTTCCGCAGTGGTTCAAGGACATCATCGGACGTATTTCGTGGAAGGACATGGGCAAGGTCATGGGCAAGGCGGATGTGGTCACCACACCCACGCCCCTTGCAGCCAAGGCTATGCACCAGCACGCCTTCCTTCGCAAGGTGTTGCCGCTGTCCAACGGCATCGACTCCGCCGCGTATGAGTTGCAGCCCGGGGAGCAGATCGACCCGCATCCGTACCCGACGGTGATGTTCGCCGGCCGGCTGGCCGAGGAGAAGCACGTGGATGTGCTGATCGAGGCCATCAGCAAGACCCCGCCGGAGCTGAACGTGCACCTGGAAATTGTTGGCGGCGGCGAGGTGCGCTCCGAACTGGAGCAGCTTGTCCATCGGCTGGACCTGGGTGACCGGGTCAAGTTCCTCGGGCTTGCCACCGACGAGGAGCTGCGGAAGGCCTATATCCAGGCCGACCTGTTCTGCATGCCGGGAACAGCCGAGCTGCAGTCGCTGGTCACGCTGGAGGCGATGTCCGCGTCCACTCCGGTGGTGCTGGCGGATGCCATGGCACTGCCGCACCTGGTGCGCGACGGCGAGAACGGGTACCTCTTTACCCCCAATGACAGCGATGACCTCGCCAAGAAGATCACGCGGATCCTGGAGTTGCCTGCCGCTGAGCGCGCCGCCATGGGCCAAGCCAGCCGGCAGATGGTGGAGCCACACAGCATCCAGGGAACGCTGCAGACCTTTGAGGACCTGTACCGGGGCGCGCGGTTCGAGGACAAAGTGGTCTGA
- a CDS encoding DUF262 domain-containing protein encodes MGKHADQPARSEATIEPRLVMKGDGAKPFIQGEFFVAAYQRGYRWGREEVRQLLEDIKAHKGKAGRGEPTDYYLQPIVVLKRDGGSWELVDGQQRLTTLFLITKYVAKKIAASKLDYLLTYETRPGSRDFLETLDFSRRDENIDFYHIAQAYEVIGEWFDEQPDARQAAIDLHTALVNWVYVIWYEAPPGTDASALFTRLNRDHIPLTDSELIKALVLSNSGAAGGKSGRQQEIAAQWDRFERDLRDPQFWAFLTRSSTERSTHIDFLFESMTPKAGLRERPRYWTFSKVQEDIERVSKDIARRTAEMRNGRSTATAAFWRDVVERHGLLTGWFQDRCLYHRIGYLIQIGDSIQDLIDLSRSQTHSTFREALVDRTRQRLDLTANKVSLLRYGKDNSKCTHVLLLMNVETVLGSSVIGSRFSFHAYVDNWSLEHIHAQNSEAFEKEAERRDWLRTHKKKIEESDWPPDQRADVEEIIDKINAHLAMADGKTDERSFDWIFRRVLALFSAPGTDTTDEDMHGLGNLALLQRDLNSKLNNAVFALKREQVIALDQDGAYILPCTRNVFLKYYTAAADQQISLWGPQDLDNYRTALIAKVEPFLLANSSPTDKVHA; translated from the coding sequence ATGGGGAAACACGCTGACCAACCAGCTCGATCAGAGGCGACGATTGAGCCCCGGCTCGTGATGAAGGGCGACGGCGCCAAGCCGTTCATCCAGGGCGAGTTTTTCGTCGCCGCGTACCAGCGCGGCTACCGGTGGGGACGCGAGGAAGTGCGCCAACTTCTGGAGGACATCAAGGCCCACAAGGGCAAAGCCGGCAGGGGAGAGCCCACCGATTACTACCTCCAGCCGATCGTCGTGTTGAAGCGCGATGGTGGGAGCTGGGAGCTCGTCGACGGCCAGCAGCGCCTAACAACTCTGTTCCTGATCACGAAGTATGTCGCCAAGAAGATCGCCGCCTCCAAGTTGGACTACCTGCTCACCTATGAAACCCGACCAGGTAGTCGCGACTTCCTGGAGACTCTCGACTTCTCGCGCCGTGACGAGAACATCGATTTCTACCACATCGCCCAGGCGTACGAGGTTATCGGAGAGTGGTTCGACGAACAGCCGGACGCCAGACAGGCCGCCATCGATCTTCACACGGCGCTTGTTAACTGGGTGTACGTCATCTGGTACGAGGCGCCGCCGGGCACCGACGCCTCCGCACTCTTTACGCGCCTGAACCGTGATCATATCCCGCTCACGGACTCCGAGTTGATCAAGGCTTTGGTGCTATCAAATAGCGGCGCAGCCGGCGGCAAGTCGGGGCGGCAACAGGAGATCGCTGCCCAATGGGACAGGTTCGAGAGGGATCTCCGTGATCCGCAGTTCTGGGCCTTCCTCACGCGCTCATCCACCGAAAGGTCGACCCACATCGACTTCCTCTTCGAGTCCATGACGCCAAAGGCGGGCCTCCGTGAACGGCCCCGCTACTGGACCTTCAGCAAAGTCCAAGAGGACATTGAGCGAGTCTCGAAGGACATTGCGCGGCGCACTGCCGAGATGAGGAATGGTCGGTCGACAGCGACGGCCGCCTTCTGGCGCGACGTCGTCGAGCGCCACGGACTGCTGACTGGGTGGTTCCAAGACCGATGTCTCTACCACCGGATCGGCTACCTCATCCAGATTGGCGACTCGATCCAGGACCTCATCGACTTGTCGAGGTCTCAGACCCACTCGACCTTCCGCGAGGCGTTGGTGGACCGCACCCGCCAGCGCCTTGATCTCACTGCTAACAAGGTCTCGCTCCTGCGCTACGGCAAGGACAACAGCAAGTGCACCCACGTCCTGCTCCTCATGAATGTCGAGACCGTGCTCGGCAGCAGCGTTATCGGGAGCCGCTTCTCGTTCCACGCCTACGTCGATAACTGGTCGCTGGAACACATCCACGCTCAGAACTCGGAAGCGTTCGAGAAGGAGGCCGAGCGACGAGACTGGCTCCGGACACACAAGAAGAAGATCGAAGAGTCTGACTGGCCGCCGGATCAGCGGGCCGACGTGGAGGAGATCATCGACAAGATCAACGCCCATCTGGCCATGGCCGACGGTAAGACCGATGAGCGGAGTTTCGACTGGATCTTCCGCCGTGTCCTAGCACTATTCAGTGCTCCGGGCACTGACACCACAGATGAAGACATGCACGGACTAGGCAACCTGGCACTGCTGCAAAGGGACCTCAACAGCAAGTTGAACAACGCGGTCTTCGCATTGAAACGTGAACAAGTCATAGCTTTGGACCAGGACGGGGCCTACATCCTGCCCTGCACACGAAACGTCTTCCTGAAGTACTACACGGCGGCAGCCGACCAGCAGATCTCCTTGTGGGGTCCCCAAGACTTAGACAATTACCGCACTGCATTGATCGCTAAGGTCGAGCCGTTCTTGCTTGCCAACAGCTCTCCCACCGACAAGGTTCACGCATGA